The proteins below come from a single Blattabacterium cuenoti genomic window:
- the ccsA gene encoding cytochrome c biogenesis protein CcsA: MEILKKFFLSTKITSILFLIIAISMAIATFIEKKYSTNIAKIFIYESTWFEIIISLIVINLVFNIWKYKLWNNNKIPVLIFHLSFIFIFIGGILSRYFSDEGVIYLREGRFTNKVLSQNNYIKLSINKGNYNKKNYFDKFILSSFHKDYKKKFFFKKKPLKVSIIKCIPCPKLFILKNNHEKKILRIIYLKNNNKNESFLKENEKIKINKINFYLNKNIHLNGIQIFEKSGNIYIRSSFSGKCINMINGISNPLKKNYDEILKIRHLYEIKINSYNKFYFVIPEKILKGKLKYIQSCEKEDDNSIYAITAKICFQGKKKIINFFGGNHSLKMSDPIFIDKYKISIGYGSKFLNIPFYLRLNKFNLENYPGSNSPSSYTSEITLIDKNKCKDYIIYMNNVLNYKGYRFFQSGYDPDNKGTYLFINNNYLGTLFSYIGYIFMVIGMFFTLFWKGTRFDYLKKKLNHLTHNKNFFIIFFITTLLGINNIYSQFNENSSLKIDEISDFIHIPKKHSDKFAKLLVQDPKGRIKPINTMAIELLRKIYKKDSIGNIDANQWFISMHQDNIFWMKVPFIKMDKNINFFKKNKSYYASLMDFYVLDKKTSKLKYIFQKDYQKSFSKNPIHRNEYDKSIIRITERVGIIHEIFQGKYTRIFPIPNDNNNTWSSWIKNNQLYPLGYSMLNNYLKSLLDSENNKNWNIADNELNKIKIFQIKNSKLVLPSKEKISAEIIYNKINIFYYLSFFYIVLGIIIILNSFSTIFFKKKIINFLQKIFLINLFISFIIQFFGLIIRWYISNHAPWTNGYESAIFISWSIIGVGLFFYKNKFLPGITSLISSILLMIAHGNAMDPEITNLVPVLKSSWLITHVATITSSYGFFFTSSVIGILVLILFIFKNIFYSYSKKIFNQIQKLTIINEMCLTIGIFLLTIGTILGSVWANNSWGRYWSWDPKETWAFISIMIYAFILHIRFIPKMKNIIIFNFLSVLSIITIIMTYFGVNYYLSGLHSYAKGDPISIPNWIYYMLLILLFISSLAFYCETYKKIKIKEK; encoded by the coding sequence ATGGAAATCTTAAAAAAATTTTTTTTATCAACAAAAATAACATCTATATTATTTTTAATAATAGCTATTTCCATGGCAATAGCTACATTTATAGAAAAAAAATATTCTACTAATATCGCTAAAATATTTATTTATGAATCTACTTGGTTTGAAATTATAATATCTTTAATTGTAATTAATTTAGTTTTTAATATATGGAAATATAAATTATGGAATAATAATAAAATTCCTGTTTTAATTTTTCATTTATCATTTATTTTTATTTTTATTGGTGGGATTTTATCTAGATATTTTAGTGACGAAGGAGTAATCTATTTAAGAGAAGGTAGGTTTACCAATAAAGTACTTTCTCAAAATAATTATATTAAATTAAGTATTAATAAAGGAAATTATAATAAAAAAAATTATTTTGATAAATTTATACTTTCTTCTTTTCATAAAGATTATAAAAAAAAATTTTTTTTTAAAAAAAAACCCTTAAAAGTAAGTATTATAAAATGTATTCCATGTCCAAAATTATTTATTTTAAAAAATAATCATGAAAAAAAGATATTAAGAATTATATATTTAAAAAATAATAATAAAAATGAATCTTTTCTTAAAGAAAATGAAAAAATAAAAATTAATAAAATTAATTTTTATTTAAATAAAAATATCCATCTTAATGGAATACAAATTTTTGAAAAATCTGGAAATATATATATAAGGTCATCTTTTTCTGGAAAATGCATAAATATGATTAATGGAATTTCTAATCCATTAAAAAAAAATTATGATGAAATTTTGAAAATTAGACATTTATATGAAATAAAAATTAATTCTTATAATAAATTTTATTTTGTAATTCCTGAAAAAATTTTAAAAGGAAAATTAAAATATATACAATCATGTGAAAAGGAAGATGACAATTCAATTTATGCTATTACTGCAAAAATTTGTTTTCAAGGAAAAAAAAAGATTATAAATTTTTTTGGTGGAAATCATTCCTTAAAAATGAGTGATCCAATCTTTATTGATAAATATAAAATATCCATCGGATATGGATCGAAATTTTTAAATATTCCTTTTTATTTACGTTTAAATAAATTTAATTTAGAAAATTACCCTGGATCTAATTCCCCATCTTCTTATACTAGTGAAATTACATTAATAGATAAAAATAAATGTAAAGATTACATTATTTATATGAATAATGTCCTAAATTATAAAGGATACAGATTTTTTCAATCTGGATATGATCCAGATAATAAGGGAACATATCTTTTTATTAACAATAATTATTTGGGAACATTATTTTCTTATATAGGATATATATTTATGGTTATTGGTATGTTTTTTACTCTTTTTTGGAAGGGAACTAGATTTGATTATCTTAAAAAGAAATTAAATCATTTAACACATAATAAAAATTTTTTTATTATATTTTTTATAACCACCTTATTAGGGATTAACAATATTTATTCTCAATTTAATGAAAATTCATCTCTGAAAATAGATGAAATTTCTGATTTTATTCATATTCCTAAAAAACATTCGGATAAGTTTGCTAAACTATTAGTACAAGATCCTAAAGGAAGAATAAAGCCAATTAATACTATGGCAATTGAATTATTAAGAAAAATTTATAAAAAAGATTCTATAGGTAATATTGATGCTAATCAATGGTTCATATCAATGCACCAAGATAATATTTTTTGGATGAAAGTTCCATTTATAAAAATGGATAAAAATATAAATTTTTTTAAAAAAAATAAAAGTTATTATGCATCTCTAATGGATTTTTATGTTTTAGATAAGAAAACTTCTAAATTAAAATATATCTTCCAAAAAGATTATCAAAAATCTTTTTCAAAGAATCCAATACATAGAAATGAATATGATAAATCTATTATCCGGATTACTGAACGTGTTGGAATTATACATGAAATATTTCAAGGAAAATATACTAGAATATTTCCAATTCCAAATGATAATAATAATACTTGGTCAAGTTGGATAAAAAATAATCAACTATATCCTTTAGGTTATTCAATGTTAAATAATTATTTAAAATCTTTATTAGATTCTGAAAATAATAAAAATTGGAATATTGCAGATAATGAATTAAATAAAATAAAAATATTCCAAATAAAGAATTCTAAATTAGTTCTACCTTCAAAAGAAAAGATATCTGCCGAAATTATTTATAATAAAATAAACATATTTTATTATTTATCTTTCTTTTATATTGTTTTAGGTATTATTATTATATTAAACTCATTTTCAACAATTTTTTTTAAAAAAAAAATAATAAATTTTTTACAAAAAATATTTTTAATAAATTTATTTATATCATTTATAATTCAATTTTTCGGATTAATCATTAGATGGTATATATCTAATCATGCTCCATGGACTAATGGATATGAATCGGCGATATTTATTAGTTGGTCTATTATAGGAGTAGGATTATTTTTTTATAAAAATAAATTTTTACCTGGAATTACATCTTTAATTTCATCAATATTATTAATGATTGCACATGGAAATGCAATGGATCCTGAAATAACTAATTTAGTTCCAGTATTAAAATCATCTTGGTTAATTACACATGTAGCCACAATAACTTCTAGCTATGGATTTTTTTTCACAAGTTCTGTAATAGGAATTTTAGTTTTAATTCTTTTTATCTTTAAAAATATTTTTTATTCTTATAGTAAAAAAATTTTTAATCAAATACAAAAATTAACTATAATAAATGAAATGTGTCTTACTATAGGAATATTTTTATTAACAATAGGAACCATTTTAGGATCAGTTTGGGCTAATAATAGTTGGGGACGTTATTGGAGTTGGGATCCAAAAGAAACGTGGGCTTTTATTAGCATTATGATTTATGCATTTATATTGCATATTCGTTTCATTCCTAAAATGAAAAATATAATAATTTTTAATTTTCTTAGTGTATTATCGATAATAACTATCATTATGACTTATTTTGGAGTAAATTATTATTTATCGGGATTACATTCTTATGCAAAAGGTGATCCAATTTCTATTCCTAATTGGATATACTATATGTTATTGATTTTATTATTTATTTCAAGTTTAGCTTTTTATTGTGAAACATATAAAAAAATAAAAATAAAAGAAAAATAA
- the alaS gene encoding alanine--tRNA ligase encodes MEYKIIKNTFINFFKKNKHKIIPSFPIFLENDPSNFFVNAGMNPFKKYFLGYEKPKYNKIANIQRCLRVTGKHNDFKQVGYDNYHHTMFEMMGNWSFGDYSREKAIELAWNLLINIYNIPRENIYVTIFIGDKKNDLSLDKETLKYWKLLIPNNHILFFGKKDNFWEMGESGPCGPCTEIHVDLRTNQEKKIILGKDLINKNHPKVIEIWNLVFIEFLRKLNGELEDLSIKHVDTGMGLERLCMVLQEKDSSYETDIFSTIINDLKDRLKFKQLNIDQKISIQIVTDHLRAVIFSIFDGQIPSNNKSGYIIRKILRRAIIHINRFLDINISNIIDLFIKKMELFFPELISKRKYICDIIEKEEILFFNVIKQGNKKFHNIIKNLKYKKEKIIHGNTIFQLYDTYGYPIEIAKIIAEKNQLSIDENLFQKKLLEQKIRSKKNRSDLALRKEEWIKLEHKNVNLHKESIFIGYKYLKCSLYITKYRKVLKKNKNEYYYELVFSKTPFYPENGGQIADTGYIYNNNEKIFIFDTKKLGSLIVHSVKKLPNNIYSFFDSFVDKSRRKNIEKNHTSTHLLLFSLKKILGNNIEQKGSYIRDDYLRLDFSYDEKISQKKLIEIEDFVQKMIFINFPIKEKIFSSLQEINNINISFHKDFEKKYQDKKIRMISFGNCHELCIGTHVKNTGEIKVFKILYEKSISHGIRRIKALTSERAIQYLKNSYNELFSLKRELNSDFPMKIILHLKKKNKILEKENSKFYLYKINYVKKEFLKQIIYLNKIKYICKFDNLLDLNQKDIKNIGIDLINQLDNLFIFTGIMNDNKYFIFVFISDRIIKKIKINSNKIINIICENNIIKSWKEKKFSVAILNKEIKINNLLKKINKFMRSNF; translated from the coding sequence ATGGAATATAAAATAATAAAAAATACTTTTATTAATTTTTTTAAAAAAAATAAACATAAAATTATACCTTCTTTTCCAATATTTTTAGAGAATGATCCGTCAAATTTTTTTGTTAACGCTGGAATGAATCCTTTTAAAAAATATTTTCTAGGATATGAAAAACCTAAATACAATAAAATTGCAAATATACAAAGATGTCTTAGAGTAACTGGAAAACATAATGATTTTAAACAAGTAGGATATGATAATTATCATCATACTATGTTTGAAATGATGGGGAATTGGTCTTTTGGTGATTATTCTAGAGAAAAGGCTATAGAATTAGCATGGAATTTATTAATTAATATTTATAATATTCCTAGAGAAAATATATATGTCACAATTTTTATAGGAGATAAAAAAAATGATCTATCTTTAGATAAAGAAACTTTAAAATATTGGAAATTATTAATTCCAAATAATCATATACTTTTTTTTGGAAAAAAAGATAATTTTTGGGAAATGGGTGAATCAGGCCCATGTGGACCATGTACTGAAATACATGTTGATTTAAGAACTAATCAAGAAAAAAAAATAATTTTGGGAAAAGATCTCATTAATAAAAATCACCCAAAAGTAATAGAAATATGGAATTTAGTTTTTATAGAATTTTTAAGAAAATTAAATGGAGAATTAGAAGATTTATCTATAAAACATGTAGATACTGGAATGGGATTAGAAAGATTATGTATGGTACTACAAGAAAAAGATTCCAGTTATGAAACTGATATTTTTTCCACTATAATTAACGATCTAAAAGATCGATTAAAATTTAAACAATTAAATATTGATCAAAAAATATCAATACAAATTGTAACTGATCATCTAAGAGCAGTTATATTCTCAATATTTGATGGGCAGATTCCATCTAATAATAAATCTGGTTATATAATAAGAAAAATTTTAAGAAGAGCAATTATTCATATAAATCGATTTTTGGATATAAATATTTCTAATATTATAGATCTTTTTATAAAAAAAATGGAATTATTCTTTCCAGAATTAATCAGTAAAAGAAAATATATATGCGATATAATTGAAAAAGAAGAGATTTTATTTTTTAATGTGATTAAACAAGGAAATAAAAAATTTCATAATATTATTAAAAATTTAAAATATAAAAAAGAAAAAATTATTCATGGAAATACAATATTCCAATTATATGATACATATGGTTATCCTATTGAAATAGCCAAAATAATAGCTGAAAAAAATCAATTATCTATTGATGAAAATTTATTCCAAAAAAAGTTATTAGAACAAAAAATAAGATCCAAAAAAAATAGAAGTGATTTAGCTTTAAGGAAAGAAGAATGGATAAAGTTAGAACATAAAAATGTTAATCTTCACAAAGAAAGCATATTCATAGGCTATAAATATTTAAAATGTAGTTTATATATAACTAAATATAGAAAAGTTTTAAAAAAAAATAAAAATGAATATTATTATGAATTAGTTTTTTCTAAAACACCTTTTTATCCAGAAAATGGCGGACAAATAGCAGATACAGGATACATATATAATAATAATGAAAAAATTTTTATTTTCGATACAAAAAAATTAGGATCATTAATTGTTCATTCTGTAAAAAAATTACCTAATAATATTTATTCTTTTTTCGATTCTTTTGTTGATAAAAGTAGAAGAAAAAATATAGAAAAAAATCATACATCTACTCATTTATTGCTTTTTTCATTAAAAAAAATATTAGGAAATAATATTGAACAAAAGGGGTCTTATATAAGAGATGATTATTTAAGATTGGATTTCTCTTATGATGAAAAAATTTCTCAAAAAAAATTAATTGAAATAGAAGATTTCGTTCAAAAAATGATTTTTATTAATTTTCCAATAAAAGAAAAAATATTTTCTTCTTTACAAGAAATTAACAATATAAATATTTCTTTTCACAAAGATTTTGAAAAAAAATATCAGGATAAAAAAATCCGAATGATTTCTTTTGGTAATTGTCATGAATTATGTATTGGAACACATGTTAAAAATACTGGAGAAATTAAAGTATTTAAAATTTTGTATGAAAAATCTATATCTCATGGAATAAGAAGAATAAAAGCATTAACTTCAGAAAGAGCAATACAATATTTAAAAAATTCATACAATGAATTATTTTCTTTAAAAAGAGAATTAAATTCTGACTTTCCTATGAAAATTATTCTTCATTTAAAGAAAAAAAATAAAATTTTAGAAAAAGAAAATTCAAAATTTTATTTATATAAAATAAATTATGTAAAAAAAGAATTCTTAAAGCAAATTATTTATTTGAATAAAATAAAATACATATGTAAATTCGATAATTTATTAGATTTAAATCAAAAAGATATAAAAAATATCGGTATTGATTTAATAAATCAATTAGATAATTTATTTATTTTCACTGGAATTATGAATGATAATAAATATTTTATATTTGTATTTATTTCAGATAGAATAATAAAAAAAATAAAAATTAATTCTAATAAAATAATCAATATTATTTGTGAAAATAATATTATAAAATCTTGGAAAGAAAAAAAATTTTCTGTAGCTATTCTTAATAAAGAAATTAAAATAAACAATCTTTTAAAGAAAATAAATAAATTTATGAGGAGTAATTTTTAA
- a CDS encoding 2-oxoglutarate dehydrogenase E1 component: protein MNDSYSFLNDIHIIEYLYNQYKINPNSLDPSWRYFFSGFNFGKENYEKINIQSNKFISSLNIKKEFFVLNLIHSYKEIGHYFGKINPIKKNIKPNDYSLDLKNFGLSNKDLDINFEAGNLIKLGKTSLRNIINYLNNTYCGSLGIEYLHITNPEKINWIEKWIYKKKNNFSSEEKKFFLKKLNEAVKFENFLHNKFVGKKRFSIEGNESILPMLEDMVKYSYNNYFTEEFIIGMSHRGRLNILTNFFGKDLSNIFNEFQDKEYEDKSFSGDVKYHLGYSSEKNIYDTNGNRGNIKIYLLPNPSHLESVNPIVIGMTRAKIDYLYKKNLDKIIPVIIHGDASISGQGIVYEALQLSKLKGYQTGGAIHIIINNQIGFTTNEFESRSTWYCTDIAKTFSIPILHVNAESIESVIRSIRFAIDFRMYYKEDVFIDLIGYRKYGHNEGDEPRFTQPILYKEISNRSNCYDLYKEKLIRNNIINNTFLKKIEEEYIQILNKKYKESKNIKWNYLNNFLLDDKYSIFNNDIFQKIDTKLSVDIIKYISKIAFTLPKEKNFFKKTKKIFQKRLEMIENNQVDWSMAEILAYGSLLYDGFCIRLSGEDVARGTFSQRHIVVKTEEEEELILLNKIENNSKPVKIEIYNSPLSEYGVLGFDYGYAMGNHNTLTLWEAQFGDFSNGAQIIIDQYISSGESKWKIQNGIVLLLPHGYEGQGPEHSSARIERYVQLCAKNNLFIVNCTSPDNFYHLLRRHMKLKFRKPLIVFTPKSLLRNKNCLSSIKDLSNGGFQEIIDDTINANKVKRIIFCSGKIYYELLNKRETIRNNNTALIRIEQIYPLNINNIKRILNKYKNNIDIIWVQEEPENMGLWSFILRKLRNIIKIKLISPNESSSPSVGSYNEFLKIHYKIIEKSFNFKN, encoded by the coding sequence ATGAATGATAGCTATTCTTTTCTAAATGATATACATATTATAGAATATCTCTATAATCAATATAAAATAAATCCTAATTCATTAGATCCAAGTTGGAGATATTTTTTTAGTGGATTTAATTTTGGAAAAGAAAATTATGAAAAAATAAATATTCAATCCAATAAATTTATTTCATCGTTAAATATAAAAAAAGAATTTTTCGTATTAAATTTAATACATTCCTATAAAGAAATAGGACATTATTTTGGAAAAATAAATCCTATAAAAAAAAATATAAAACCAAATGATTATTCTTTAGATTTAAAAAATTTTGGATTATCTAATAAAGACTTAGATATTAATTTTGAAGCTGGAAACTTAATTAAGTTAGGAAAAACATCATTAAGAAATATTATTAATTATTTAAATAATACTTATTGTGGATCTCTAGGAATAGAATATTTACATATTACTAATCCAGAAAAAATTAATTGGATAGAAAAATGGATCTATAAAAAAAAAAATAATTTTTCTTCAGAAGAAAAAAAATTTTTTTTAAAAAAATTGAATGAAGCAGTAAAATTCGAAAATTTTTTACATAATAAATTTGTAGGAAAAAAAAGATTTTCAATAGAAGGTAATGAATCAATTTTACCAATGTTGGAGGATATGGTAAAATATTCTTATAATAATTATTTCACTGAAGAATTTATTATTGGAATGTCTCATAGAGGAAGATTAAATATTCTTACAAATTTTTTTGGAAAAGATTTATCTAATATATTTAATGAATTCCAGGATAAAGAATATGAAGATAAATCATTTTCTGGAGATGTTAAATATCATTTAGGCTACTCCAGTGAAAAAAATATTTATGATACTAATGGTAATAGAGGTAATATAAAAATATATTTATTACCGAATCCATCTCATTTAGAATCTGTTAATCCAATTGTTATCGGAATGACTCGAGCTAAAATCGATTATTTATATAAAAAAAATTTGGATAAAATAATTCCAGTTATTATTCATGGAGATGCTTCAATATCTGGTCAAGGAATTGTTTATGAAGCATTACAATTATCTAAATTAAAAGGATATCAAACAGGAGGGGCTATTCATATTATAATAAATAATCAAATAGGATTTACTACAAATGAGTTTGAAAGTCGTTCTACTTGGTATTGTACTGATATAGCAAAAACATTTTCCATCCCTATATTACATGTTAATGCAGAAAGTATAGAATCTGTTATTCGATCAATTCGTTTTGCTATAGATTTTAGAATGTATTATAAAGAAGATGTTTTTATAGATTTAATTGGATACAGAAAATATGGACATAATGAAGGAGATGAACCTAGATTTACTCAACCAATTTTATATAAAGAAATTTCAAATCGTTCCAATTGTTATGATTTATATAAAGAAAAATTAATAAGAAATAATATTATAAATAATACTTTTTTAAAAAAAATAGAAGAAGAATATATACAAATCCTTAATAAAAAATATAAGGAATCAAAAAATATTAAATGGAATTATTTAAATAATTTTTTATTAGATGACAAATATTCTATTTTTAATAATGATATTTTCCAAAAAATAGATACAAAATTATCCGTTGATATTATCAAATATATATCAAAAATAGCGTTTACTCTTCCAAAAGAGAAAAATTTTTTTAAAAAAACAAAAAAAATTTTTCAAAAAAGATTAGAAATGATTGAAAATAATCAAGTCGATTGGAGTATGGCTGAAATATTAGCTTATGGTTCATTATTATATGATGGATTTTGTATCCGTTTATCTGGTGAAGATGTTGCAAGAGGAACTTTTTCTCAACGTCATATTGTGGTAAAAACAGAAGAAGAAGAAGAATTAATACTTCTTAATAAGATTGAAAATAATTCTAAACCGGTAAAAATAGAAATATATAATTCTCCATTATCAGAATATGGGGTATTAGGATTTGATTATGGATATGCTATGGGCAATCATAATACCCTAACTTTATGGGAAGCTCAATTTGGAGATTTTAGCAATGGTGCACAAATAATAATAGATCAGTATATCTCATCTGGAGAAAGTAAATGGAAAATTCAAAATGGAATAGTTTTATTATTACCTCATGGATATGAAGGACAAGGTCCAGAACACTCTTCTGCACGTATAGAAAGATATGTACAACTTTGTGCAAAAAATAATTTATTTATAGTTAATTGTACTTCTCCAGATAATTTTTATCATTTATTGAGAAGACATATGAAATTAAAATTTCGTAAGCCTCTTATAGTTTTTACTCCTAAAAGTTTATTAAGGAATAAAAATTGTTTATCATCTATAAAAGATTTATCTAATGGAGGATTTCAAGAAATTATTGATGATACTATAAATGCTAATAAAGTAAAAAGAATCATTTTTTGTTCTGGAAAAATATATTATGAATTATTAAATAAAAGAGAAACTATTAGAAATAATAATACTGCTTTGATTAGAATTGAACAAATTTATCCATTGAATATAAATAATATAAAAAGAATATTAAATAAGTATAAAAATAATATAGATATTATATGGGTTCAAGAAGAACCAGAAAATATGGGTTTATGGAGTTTTATTTTAAGAAAATTAAGAAATATAATTAAAATTAAATTAATATCTCCAAACGAAAGTTCTAGTCCGTCAGTAGGATCTTATAATGAATTTTTAAAAATTCATTATAAGATAATAGAAAAATCTTTTAATTTTAAAAATTAA
- the sucB gene encoding dihydrolipoyllysine-residue succinyltransferase produces MIVEIKVPSPGESISEVEISSWLVKDGDYVKKGQIIAEIDSDKATLEVASEENGIIKIFGKKGEKINVGDRLCSIETIENIKKIVSPASKKILREKNMPIKETIGTGKNGRIIKEDYLNKTYNKNNVFSENKRKKIITPLSLLRRKLSDRLVNIKNKAAILTTFNEVDMKEVLSIRKKYKDLFEEKHGVKLGFMSFFTLSCVRALKSYPDVNSIIEEKNQINFEYIDISIAISGPKGLMVPVIRNAEDLSFMRIEKNIKKLSEKVRNGSISIEEMKGGTFTITNGGVFGSMLSTPIINPPQSAILGMHKIVERPVVINGSLTIRPIMYLALSYDHRIIDGKESVGFLSSIKESIENPIKFLMDGKEENIPKKLELV; encoded by the coding sequence ATGATTGTAGAAATAAAAGTTCCTTCTCCAGGAGAATCAATATCAGAAGTAGAAATTTCTTCTTGGTTGGTAAAAGATGGAGATTATGTAAAAAAAGGCCAAATTATAGCTGAAATTGATTCAGATAAAGCTACATTAGAAGTAGCTTCCGAAGAAAATGGAATTATCAAAATTTTTGGAAAAAAAGGGGAAAAAATTAATGTAGGTGATCGATTATGTTCGATAGAAACAATTGAAAATATAAAAAAAATTGTTTCTCCAGCTTCAAAAAAAATTTTAAGAGAAAAAAACATGCCTATTAAAGAAACAATTGGAACCGGAAAAAATGGAAGAATAATTAAAGAAGATTATTTAAATAAAACCTATAATAAAAATAATGTTTTTTCAGAAAATAAAAGAAAAAAGATTATTACTCCTCTTTCTCTATTAAGAAGAAAATTATCAGATAGATTAGTTAATATAAAAAATAAAGCTGCAATACTAACTACTTTTAATGAAGTAGATATGAAAGAAGTTTTATCTATAAGGAAAAAATATAAAGATCTTTTTGAAGAAAAACATGGAGTAAAATTAGGATTTATGTCATTTTTTACTCTCTCTTGTGTAAGAGCTTTGAAAAGTTACCCTGATGTTAATTCTATTATTGAAGAAAAAAATCAAATTAATTTTGAATATATTGATATTAGTATTGCTATTTCAGGCCCAAAAGGATTAATGGTCCCTGTAATAAGAAATGCTGAAGATTTATCTTTTATGAGAATAGAAAAAAATATAAAAAAATTATCAGAAAAAGTTAGAAATGGTTCAATTTCTATTGAAGAAATGAAAGGTGGAACTTTTACCATAACTAATGGAGGAGTATTTGGATCTATGTTGTCAACTCCTATTATTAATCCACCTCAAAGTGCTATATTAGGTATGCATAAAATTGTAGAAAGACCAGTGGTAATTAATGGATCTTTAACAATTCGTCCCATTATGTATTTAGCTTTATCTTATGATCATAGAATAATTGATGGAAAAGAATCAGTGGGATTTTTATCCTCTATTAAAGAATCCATAGAAAATCCAATTAAATTTTTAATGGATGGAAAAGAAGAAAATATTCCTAAAAAATTAGAATTAGTTTAA
- a CDS encoding alpha/beta hydrolase, whose amino-acid sequence MNLYEDYSIRYRLRKSNNKTPILFLMIHGYGSNENNLFHFEKDISDNFFIISLQGIYCIEKNYKYYWYDIDFSENKKIINVKQALNSINKISYFINESIKKYKLRDDQVWLCGFSQGAILSYAIALKNSKIKKIISLSGYIEEKILSDKIENLNLENIDLFVSHGKNDTIIPIEWIRKDIEILKKNNKISSISYREYKSGHSLNELNYKDLIDWIKKNNE is encoded by the coding sequence ATGAACTTATACGAAGACTATTCTATTCGATATAGATTAAGAAAATCTAACAATAAAACTCCTATATTATTTTTAATGATTCATGGATATGGTAGTAATGAAAATAATCTTTTTCATTTTGAAAAAGATATTTCTGACAATTTTTTTATAATAAGTTTACAAGGAATTTATTGTATAGAAAAAAATTATAAATATTATTGGTATGATATTGATTTTTCAGAAAATAAAAAAATAATAAATGTAAAGCAAGCTCTAAATTCTATTAATAAAATATCTTATTTTATAAATGAATCAATTAAGAAATATAAATTAAGAGATGATCAAGTATGGTTATGTGGATTTAGTCAAGGAGCTATATTAAGCTATGCAATAGCATTAAAAAATTCTAAAATAAAAAAAATTATTTCTCTTAGTGGATATATAGAAGAAAAAATATTATCGGATAAAATAGAAAATCTAAATTTAGAAAATATAGATCTATTTGTATCTCATGGTAAAAATGATACAATTATACCTATTGAATGGATCAGAAAAGATATAGAAATTTTAAAAAAAAATAATAAAATTTCTTCAATTTCTTATAGAGAATATAAATCTGGACATTCATTAAATGAGTTAAATTATAAAGATTTAATTGATTGGATTAAAAAAAATAACGAATGA